The following are from one region of the Etheostoma spectabile isolate EspeVRDwgs_2016 chromosome 2, UIUC_Espe_1.0, whole genome shotgun sequence genome:
- the gtf3aa gene encoding general transcription factor IIIAa — MEPKTESLKRYICSYADCSAAYNKQWKLDAHLCKHTGVKPYTCEKEGCGKSFCSPYHLTRHELSHSGAKPFQCTEDGCTEAFTTNSNRARHISRVHAQQQKKYVCKYEGCGLEFKKNKHLKSHVCEQHSQLPPYQCTFEGCQKRFAFPSKLKRHEKVHRGYPCKEEGCSFSGKTWTEYTKHRKEQHKRKSVLKCDQCSKVFRDSWFLQQHQQVHSETRVVFRCPRDGCDRTYTTMFNLQNHIGSFHEELRPFACTHPGCGKTFTMRRSLQRHSVAHDPEKKKLKKPKPKRSMASRLSGYIETKGVVFKNRRQPESLTGSAQKNTDPPGPVELVSLMQDTSLLCSPAVDTQELTNVLTTPLTM; from the coding sequence ATGGAACCTAAAACGGAGTCGCTAAAACGGTACATTTGCTCTTATGCCGACTGCTCGGCGGCTTATAACAAACAGTGGAAACTGGACGCTCATTTGTGTAAGCACACGGGAGTGAAGCCGTACACGTGCGAGAAGGAGGGCTGCGGTAAGTCGTTCTGTAGCCCGTACCACCTGACGCGCCACGAGCTCAGTCACAGCGGCGCGAAGCCTTTCCAGTGCACCGAGGACGGTTGCACGGAGGCCTTCACCACCAACTCCAACCGGGCCCGACACATCAGCCGCGTCCACGCACAGCAGCAGAAAAAGTACGTATGCAAATATGAGGGCTGCGGGCTCGAGTTCAAGAAGAACAAGCACCTCAAGTCCCACGTGTGTGAGCAGCACTCCCAGCTGCCCCCTTACCAGTGCACGTTTGAAGGCTGCCAGAAGCGGTTCGCCTTCCCCAGCAAGCTGAAGCGGCACGAGAAGGTGCACAGAGGCTACCCCTGCAAGGAGGAGGGCTGCAGCTTCTCAGGGAAAACCTGGACCGAGTACACGAAGCACAGGAAGGAGCAGCACAAACGCAAGAGCGTGCTGAAGTGCGACCAGTGCAGCAAGGTGTTCAGGGACTCCTGGTTCctgcagcagcatcagcagGTCCACTCTGAGACACGGGTGGTCTTCAGGTGCCCCAGGGATGGCTGTGACAGGACTTACACTACTATGTTCAACCTGCAGAACCACATCGGCTCCTTCCACGAGGAGCTGCGGCCCTTCGCCTGCACCCATCCAGGCTGCGGTAAGACCTTCACCATGAGGCGGAGCCTCCAGCGTCACAGCGTTGCCCACGACCCGGAGAAAAAGAAGCTCAAGAAGCCGAAACCCAAAAGATCTATGGCTTCCAGGTTGAGCGGTTACATTGAAACCAAGGGAGTGGTTTTCAAAAACCGCAGGCAGCCAGAATCCCTGACAGGGTCTGCACAAAAGAACACAGATCCACCTGGTCCCGTTGAGTTGGTGTCCCTTATGCAGGACACGTCTTTGCTATGCAGTCCTGCTGTGGACACACAGGAACTCACCAATGTCCTGACTACACCTCTGACAATGTAG